One stretch of Cygnus olor isolate bCygOlo1 chromosome 1, bCygOlo1.pri.v2, whole genome shotgun sequence DNA includes these proteins:
- the PCDH9 gene encoding protocadherin-9 isoform X5: protein MDLRDFYLLAALIACLRLDSAVAQELIYTIREELPENVPIGNIPKDLNISHINAATGTSASLVYRLVSKAGDAPLVKVSSTTGEIFTTSNRIDREKLCAGASYAEENECFFELEVVILPNDFFRLIKIKIIVKDTNDNAPMFPSPVINISIPENTLINSRFPIPSATDPDTGFNGVQHYELLNGQSVFGLDIVETPEGEKWPQLIVQQNLDREQKDTYVMKIKVEDGGTPQKSSTAILQVTVSDVNDNRPVFKESQVEVHIPENAPVGTSVIQLHATDADIGSNAEIRYIFGAQVAPVTKRFFALNNTTGLITVQRSLDREETAIHKVTVLASDGSSTPARATVTINVTDVNDNPPNIDLRYIISPINGTVYLSEKDPVNTKIALITVSDKDTDVNGKVICFIEREVPFHLKAVYDNQYLLETSSLLDYEGTKEFSFKIVASDSGKPSLNQTALVRVKLEDENDNPPIFSQPVIELSVSENNRRGLYLTTISATDEDSGKNADIVYQLGPNASFFDLDRKTGVLTASRVFDREEQERFIFTVTARDNGTPPLQSQAAVIVTVLDENDNSPKFTHNHFQFFVSENLPKYSTVGVITVTDADAGENKAVTLSILNDNENFVLDPFSGVIKSNVSFDREQQSSYTFDVKAVDGGQPPRSSTAKVTINVMDVNDNSPVVIYPPSNTSFKLVPLSAIPGSVVAEVFAVDIDTGMNAELKYTIVSGNSKGLFRIDPVTGNITLEEKPTPSDVGLHRLVVNISDLGYPKSLHTLVLVFLYVNDTAGNASHIYDLIRRTMETPLDRNIGDSSQPYQNEDYLTIMIAIVAGAMVVIVVIFVTVLVRCRHASRFKAAQRSKQGAEWMSPNQENKQNKKKKRKKRKSPKSSLLNFVTIEESKPDDAVHEPINGTISLPAELEEQSIGRFDWGTAPPTTFKPNSPDLAKHYKSASPQSAFHLKPDTPVSVKKHHVIQELPLDNTFVGGCDTLSKRSSTSSDHFSASECSSQGGFKTKGPLHTRQCSPSSP, encoded by the coding sequence aTGGACCTGAGGGATTTCTACCTGTTGGCCGCTTTGATTGCCTGTTTAAGGCTGGATTCTGCTGTAGCTCAAGAACTTATTTACACTATTAGAGAGGAGCTGCCTGAAAATGTCCCCATAGGAAACATACCAAAGGACCTGAACATTTCTCACATCAATGCTGCCACGGGGACCAGTGCCAGCCTTGTCTACAGACTGGTGTCTAAAGCAGGGGATGCCCCTCTGGTCAAAGTGTCCAGTACCACCGGAGAAATCTTTACGACATCTAACAGAATAGACAGAGAAAAGCTCTGTGCCGGCGCTTCctatgcagaagaaaatgagtgcTTCTTTGAACTTGAAGTGGTGATTCTCCCCAATGACTTTTTCAGGttgatcaaaataaaaataattgtaaaggATACTAATGACAATGCACCTATGTTTCCATCCCCTGTCATCAATATCTCCATACCAGAAAACACTCTGATCAACAGTCGCTTTCCAATCCCATCAGCAACAGATCCTGATACAGGTTTCAACGGTGTGCAGCACTACGAGTTGTTGAATGGACAGAGTGTCTTTGGACTGGATATTGTAGAAACTCCAGAAGGAGAGAAATGGCCTCAACTGATTGTGCAGCAGAACTTGGATAGAGAGCAAAAGGACACCTATGTGATGAAAATCAAAGTGGAGGATGGAGGTACCCCGCAGAAATCCAGCACAGCTATCCTGCAAGTCACAGTAAGTGATGTCAATGATAACAGGCCAGTTTTTAAAGAGAGTCAAGTAGAGGTCCATATACCAGAAAATGCCCCTGTAGGCACCTCCGTAATTCAGCTTCATGCTACAGATGCAGATATAGGAAGCAATGCAGAAATCAGATATATTTTTGGTGCCCAAGTTGCCCCTGTGACCAAAagattttttgctttaaacaatACCACAGGGCTGATCACAGTTCAGAGGTCCTTAGATCGGGAAGAGACTGCTATTCACAAAGTGACCGTGCTGGCTAGTGATGGTAGCTCTACACCAGCTCGGGCAACCGTTACCATCAATGTCACTGATGTAAATGATAACCCTCCTAACATAGACCTCAGGTACATTATAAGTCCCATCAATGGCACAGTGTACTTATCTGAGAAAGATCCTGTCAATACAAAGATTGCCCTAATTACAGTTTCAGATAAGGACACTGATGTGAATGGCAAAGTGATCTGTTTCATTGAGAGAGAGGTCCCCTTCCACTTGAAGGCAGTTTACGACAACCAGTATTTGTTAGAGACCTCTTCCTTGTTGGATTATGAGGGCACCAAAgaattcagctttaaaattgTTGCTTCTGATTCTGGCAAGCCCAGTTTGAACCAGACTGCCCTGGTAAGAGTTAAACTGGAGGATGAAAATGACAACCCTCCGATTTTCAGCCAGCCTGTAATTGAGCTGtcagtttctgaaaacaacCGCCGTGGTCTATACTTAACAACTATTAGTGCCACAGATGAAGACAGTGGGAAAAATGCAGACATTGTTTATCAGCTTGGCCCTAATGCCTCCTTTTTTGATCTGGATCGAAAGACGGGAGTTTTGACAGCCTCCAGAGTTTTTGACAGAGAAGAACAGGAACGATTCATTTTCACTGTTACAGCCCGAGACAATGGCACCCCTCCTTTGCAGAGTCAAGCAGCTGTAATTGTTACTGTCTTGGATGAAAATGACAACAGTCCCAAATTTACTCATAATCACTTTCAATTTTTTGTATCGGAGAACCTACCAAAGTATAGCACTGTGGGAGTGATCACGGTGACTGATGCAGATGCTGGGGAAAATAAAGCGGTGACCCTTTCCATCCTGAATGACAATGAAAACTTTGTGCTGGATCCATTCTCTGGAGTTATAAAATCCAATGTTTCTTTTGATCGAGAACAGCAGAGCTCCTACACCTTTGATGTGAAGGCAGTTGATGGGGGACAACCTCCTCGCTCTTCTACAGCAAAAGTAACCATAAATGTCATGGATGTTAATGATAACAGTCCTGTTGTCATTTACCCGCCTTCTAATACTTCTTTTAAGTTAGTGCCACTCTCAGCAATTCCGGGATCAGTGGTAGCAGAAGTGTTTGCTGTAGATATCGACACCGGAATGAATGCCGAACTGAAGTACACAATAGTAAGTGGAAATAGCAAAGGTTTGTTTCGGATCGATCCAGTGACAGGTAATATCACTCTGGAAGAAAAACCAACTCCTAGTGATGTGGGGCTGCATCGCTTAGTTGTCAACATAAGTGATTTGGGTTATCCCAAATCCTTGCATACTCTTGtgcttgtatttttgtatgtgaatGATACTGCTGGAAATGCCTCTCATATTTATGACTTGATACGCAGGACAATGGAAACACCTTTGGACCGGAACATAGGGGACAGTAGCCAACCCTACCAAAATGAGGACTATCTCACGATCATGATTGCTATTGTGGCAGGTGCAATGGTTGTTATAGTGGTGATATTTGTCACAGTTCTCGTTCGCTGCCGGCATGCATCCAGATTcaaggctgcccagaggagcaaGCAAGGTGCTGAATGGATGTCTCCCAATCAGGAgaacaagcaaaacaagaaaaagaaaagaaagaaaaggaaatctcCGAAGAGTTCTCTTTTGAACTTTGTGACCATTGAGGAGTCTAAACCTGATGATGCAGTTCATGAACCTATCAATGGGACAATAAGCCTTCCAGCGGAGCTGGAGGAGCAAAGTATAGGAAGATTTGACTGGGGCACTGCACCACCAACAACCTTTAAGCCTAACAGTCCTGATCTTGCCAAGCATTACAAATCTGCCTCTCCACAGTCTGCTTTTCATCTCAAACCTGACACTCCAGTTTCAGTGAAAAAGCACCACGTGATTCAGGAACTCCCGTTGGACAACACCTTTGTTGGTGGTTGTGACACCCTTTCCAAACGCTCTTCCACTAGTTCAGATCACTTCAGTGCCTCAGAGTGCAGTTCCCAAGGAGGCTTCAAGACAAAGGGCCCCTTACACACCAGACAG